One window of the Azospirillum sp. TSH58 genome contains the following:
- a CDS encoding branched-chain amino acid ABC transporter permease produces the protein MVFDVFFLQQVINGLSIGCVYALMAIGFTLIFGVLNVVNFAHGEVYTIGAFVGLMVITALAPPLLAVVPLVLAVGAASGVGLERIAFRPFRRFTDEASQKSRAMREATLLSSLAVSIVTREIMMHIFGGDMQGIPSGYLLQQPVAIGPIMVASGSLVIFATSAVMLGALQFLLYRTQTGLGIRAVSNNQLGARYVGINTDRTIVTTFAVGSMLGATAGILVGLYDGAISPHMGFAPGVKAFVAMVMGGLSSIPGAVACALLLGVSESIATEFLSSGWKDLITYSLLVITLVFFPQGLFGHGRERA, from the coding sequence ATGGTCTTCGATGTCTTCTTCCTTCAGCAGGTCATCAACGGCCTGTCCATCGGGTGCGTCTACGCCCTGATGGCGATCGGCTTCACGCTGATCTTCGGCGTCCTGAACGTCGTCAACTTCGCCCATGGCGAGGTCTACACCATCGGCGCCTTCGTCGGGCTGATGGTCATCACCGCGCTGGCCCCGCCGCTGCTGGCGGTGGTGCCGCTGGTGCTGGCGGTGGGTGCGGCGTCCGGCGTCGGGCTGGAGCGCATCGCCTTCCGCCCCTTCCGCCGCTTCACCGACGAGGCCAGCCAGAAGTCCCGCGCCATGCGCGAGGCGACGCTGCTCTCCTCGCTCGCCGTGTCGATCGTGACGCGCGAGATCATGATGCACATCTTCGGCGGCGACATGCAGGGCATCCCGTCCGGCTATCTGCTGCAGCAGCCGGTCGCCATCGGGCCGATCATGGTCGCCAGCGGCAGCCTGGTCATCTTCGCCACCTCCGCCGTCATGCTGGGCGCGCTGCAATTCCTGCTCTACCGCACCCAGACCGGTCTCGGCATCCGGGCCGTGTCCAACAACCAGCTCGGCGCCCGCTACGTCGGCATCAACACCGACCGCACCATCGTCACCACCTTCGCGGTCGGCTCGATGCTGGGCGCCACGGCGGGAATCCTGGTCGGCCTCTACGACGGCGCGATCTCGCCGCACATGGGCTTCGCGCCGGGCGTCAAGGCCTTCGTCGCCATGGTGATGGGCGGCCTGTCGAGCATCCCGGGGGCGGTCGCCTGCGCCCTGCTGCTCGGCGTGTCGGAAAGCATCGCGACCGAGTTCCTGTCGAGCGGCTGGAAGGACCTGATCACCTACAGCCTTCTGGTCATCACGCTGGTCTTCTTCCCGCAAGGATTGTTCGGACATGGACGTGAACGTGCCTGA
- a CDS encoding ABC transporter substrate-binding protein: MRKHTVLGTALGAVLGAMLAATAGATAVQAADREIVIGYQAPLSGDRSQYGEMFRNAAQIKLEEFNASGKLAGAKVAITFEDSKDDPKEARNIAHKFLDNSKVVGVIGDFSSTVSMAAGEIYAAEKMPQLSQTASHPDFTKLSPWQFRNITTQAFEGPYNADWIIAAGMKTAAVIYIQNDWGISALDGFVSGFKAKGGKITATEAFNPGNRDFRSILTKVARQKPDVIYLAMFYEEGAAFAQQREQLGIKIPLYGTSSLYSPKLIELGRESVEGLHLATTFTPDNPDPAVQTFVKEYAARFKTEPGMFAAQAYDAVGIMLDAVAKAGPSVTRESLRDALAATTGYPGVTGATSFDPVTREPAKALAKMTVKDGRFQVVTGP, translated from the coding sequence ATGAGGAAGCACACCGTTCTCGGCACCGCTCTGGGGGCCGTTCTGGGCGCCATGCTGGCCGCCACCGCCGGCGCCACCGCCGTCCAGGCCGCCGACCGCGAGATCGTCATCGGCTATCAGGCGCCGCTCAGCGGCGACCGCAGCCAGTATGGCGAGATGTTCCGCAACGCCGCCCAGATCAAGCTGGAGGAGTTCAACGCCTCGGGCAAGCTGGCCGGCGCCAAGGTCGCCATCACCTTCGAGGACAGCAAGGACGATCCCAAGGAGGCGCGCAACATCGCGCACAAGTTCCTCGACAATTCCAAGGTCGTCGGGGTGATCGGCGACTTCTCCTCCACCGTGTCGATGGCGGCGGGCGAGATCTACGCGGCGGAGAAGATGCCGCAGCTCTCCCAGACCGCCTCGCACCCGGATTTCACCAAGCTCAGCCCCTGGCAGTTCCGCAACATCACCACCCAGGCCTTCGAAGGCCCGTACAACGCCGACTGGATCATCGCGGCGGGCATGAAGACGGCGGCGGTGATCTACATCCAGAACGACTGGGGCATCTCGGCGCTCGACGGCTTCGTCAGCGGCTTCAAGGCCAAGGGCGGCAAGATCACCGCCACCGAGGCGTTCAACCCCGGCAACCGCGACTTCCGCTCCATCCTGACCAAGGTCGCCCGGCAGAAGCCGGACGTGATCTACCTCGCGATGTTCTACGAGGAGGGGGCCGCCTTCGCCCAGCAGCGCGAGCAGCTCGGCATCAAGATCCCGCTCTACGGCACCAGCTCCCTCTATTCGCCCAAGCTGATCGAGCTGGGGCGTGAGTCGGTGGAGGGGCTGCACCTCGCCACCACCTTCACGCCCGACAACCCCGACCCGGCGGTGCAGACCTTCGTGAAGGAGTACGCCGCGCGCTTCAAGACCGAGCCCGGCATGTTCGCCGCCCAGGCCTACGACGCGGTCGGCATCATGCTGGACGCCGTCGCCAAGGCCGGCCCGTCGGTGACCCGCGAGAGCCTGCGCGACGCGCTGGCCGCCACCACCGGCTATCCCGGCGTGACCGGCGCCACCAGCTTCGACCCCGTCACCCGCGAGCCGGCGAAGGCGCTGGCGAAGATGACGGTGAAGGATGGCCGCTTCCAGGTGGTGACCGGTCCCTGA
- a CDS encoding L-2-amino-thiazoline-4-carboxylic acid hydrolase: MDEFRTLLRNAMKSRAMVYEAAFDEMRKEIGEEKAREIMARTIYRRGAAIAHNFAPHAPADLAGLRDSFLKFIPDAEVQFGPEVVRCTDEVLEIRFHTCPLKEAWLEANLPAQTVETLCELAGAVDKGTFETAGFEIEVDTWKPGRSTCCHLTITPGAAAPAADPAAAH; the protein is encoded by the coding sequence ATGGACGAGTTTCGCACACTTCTGCGCAACGCGATGAAGAGCCGCGCGATGGTCTATGAGGCGGCCTTCGACGAGATGCGCAAGGAGATCGGCGAGGAGAAGGCCCGGGAGATCATGGCGCGCACCATCTACCGCCGGGGTGCGGCCATCGCCCACAATTTCGCGCCGCACGCCCCGGCCGATCTGGCCGGCCTGCGCGACTCCTTCCTGAAATTCATCCCCGACGCCGAGGTCCAGTTCGGGCCGGAGGTCGTGCGCTGCACCGACGAGGTGCTGGAGATCCGCTTCCACACCTGCCCGCTGAAGGAAGCCTGGCTGGAGGCCAACCTGCCGGCGCAGACGGTGGAGACGCTCTGCGAACTCGCCGGAGCGGTCGACAAGGGCACCTTCGAGACCGCCGGCTTCGAGATCGAGGTCGACACCTGGAAGCCGGGCCGCAGCACCTGCTGCCACCTGACGATCACGCCGGGCGCCGCCGCCCCGGCCGCCGATCCGGCCGCCGCGCACTGA
- a CDS encoding PLP-dependent cysteine synthase family protein yields MTASAQTVPFQPGAGSIRQPFRLDYTPLPEATGRDWTRRAIELLETEAARSPDTPLLKLDVPELAGIDVYLKDESTHPTGSLKHRVARSLLLFAICNGRIGEGTPVIEASSGSTAVSEAYFARLLGLPFHAVMPRGTSDEKIAAIELHGGRCHFVESSKAIYAEAAALAVRLGGVYLDQFTYAERATDWRTDNIAQSIFGQMRSERHPVPDWIVMSAGTGGTAATIGRHIRYRHLPTRLCVPDAEHSVFYESFVNRDAALTCERGSRIEGIGRPRVEPSFIPEVVDQMIKVPDVASLAAMRVLSRRLGRMVGGSTGTNFFGLCWIAGRMRDAGRAGSLVTLICDSGERYRNTYHDDAWMGRAGFDTAADEARIEAFLQGGPSL; encoded by the coding sequence ATGACCGCTTCCGCGCAGACCGTGCCGTTTCAACCCGGCGCCGGTTCGATCCGTCAACCGTTCCGCCTCGATTACACCCCGCTGCCCGAGGCCACCGGCCGCGACTGGACCCGGCGTGCGATCGAGCTGCTGGAGACCGAGGCGGCGCGGTCGCCCGACACGCCGCTGCTGAAGCTCGACGTTCCCGAGCTGGCCGGGATCGACGTCTACCTGAAGGACGAGTCGACCCACCCCACCGGCAGCCTGAAGCACCGCGTCGCGCGGTCGCTGCTGCTGTTCGCCATCTGCAACGGGCGGATCGGCGAGGGCACGCCGGTGATCGAGGCGTCGTCGGGGTCCACCGCGGTGTCGGAAGCCTATTTCGCCCGGCTGCTCGGCCTGCCCTTCCACGCGGTGATGCCGCGCGGCACCTCGGACGAGAAGATCGCCGCCATCGAACTGCACGGCGGGCGCTGCCACTTCGTCGAATCCTCCAAGGCGATCTACGCCGAGGCGGCGGCGCTGGCGGTGCGGCTGGGCGGCGTCTATCTCGACCAGTTCACCTACGCCGAGCGCGCGACCGACTGGCGCACCGACAACATCGCCCAGTCGATCTTCGGCCAGATGCGCAGCGAGCGCCACCCGGTGCCCGACTGGATCGTGATGAGCGCCGGCACCGGCGGCACCGCCGCCACCATCGGGCGCCACATCCGCTACCGCCATCTGCCGACCCGGCTGTGCGTTCCCGACGCCGAGCATTCGGTCTTCTACGAGAGCTTCGTCAACCGCGACGCCGCGCTGACCTGCGAGCGCGGGTCGCGGATCGAGGGCATCGGGCGGCCCCGCGTCGAACCGTCCTTCATCCCCGAGGTCGTCGACCAGATGATCAAGGTGCCCGACGTGGCGTCGCTGGCGGCGATGCGGGTGCTGTCGCGGCGGCTGGGCCGGATGGTCGGCGGGTCCACCGGGACCAACTTCTTCGGGCTGTGCTGGATCGCCGGACGGATGCGCGACGCCGGGCGGGCCGGGTCGCTGGTGACGCTGATCTGCGACTCCGGCGAGCGCTACCGCAACACCTACCACGACGACGCCTGGATGGGGCGGGCCGGTTTCGACACCGCCGCCGACGAGGCGCGGATCGAGGCCTTCCTTCAGGGCGGCCCGTCCCTCTGA
- a CDS encoding Rid family detoxifying hydrolase, producing the protein MTDTIATDKAPAAIGPYAQARVAGGLLFVSGQLPIDPATGAFAGPDAPTQAARSLTNIAAIAEAAGTSLAKAVKMTVYVTDLTQFKAVNEVYAGFFQAPFPARSTVEVSALPLGASVEIDAVIAL; encoded by the coding sequence ATGACCGACACCATCGCCACGGACAAAGCCCCCGCCGCCATCGGCCCCTACGCCCAGGCCCGCGTCGCCGGGGGGCTGCTGTTCGTCTCCGGCCAGCTGCCGATCGACCCGGCCACCGGGGCCTTCGCCGGCCCGGACGCGCCCACCCAGGCGGCGCGCAGCCTGACCAACATCGCGGCGATCGCCGAGGCCGCCGGAACCAGCCTGGCCAAGGCGGTGAAGATGACCGTCTACGTGACCGACCTCACCCAGTTCAAGGCGGTGAACGAGGTCTACGCCGGCTTCTTCCAGGCGCCGTTCCCCGCCCGCTCGACCGTCGAGGTGTCGGCGCTGCCGCTCGGCGCGTCGGTCGAAATCGACGCCGTCATCGCGCTTTGA
- a CDS encoding Lrp/AsnC family transcriptional regulator, with translation MDATDRKILAALQADATLSLADLGKQVGLSATPCWRRVQRLEQEGYVRRRVALLDRAKLNVDVTVFVAVRTSKHSAEWLEEFRRVVADIPEVVDLYRLSGEIDYLLRVVIPDIKAYDAFYRKLIERIELQDVSSMFAMEEMKSTTEVPLSYVKTQNS, from the coding sequence ATCGACGCCACCGACCGGAAGATCCTGGCCGCCCTTCAGGCCGACGCGACCCTGTCGCTCGCCGACCTCGGCAAGCAGGTCGGCCTGTCCGCCACCCCCTGCTGGCGCCGCGTGCAACGCCTTGAACAGGAAGGCTATGTCCGCCGCCGCGTGGCGTTGCTGGACCGGGCCAAGCTGAACGTCGACGTGACCGTCTTCGTGGCCGTCCGAACCAGCAAACACTCGGCGGAATGGCTGGAGGAGTTCCGCCGCGTGGTGGCCGATATACCGGAGGTTGTCGATCTCTACCGCTTGAGCGGCGAAATCGATTATCTGCTGCGGGTGGTTATTCCGGACATCAAGGCGTACGACGCTTTCTACCGAAAGCTTATCGAGCGCATCGAGCTTCAGGATGTCTCGTCAATGTTCGCCATGGAGGAAATGAAGTCGACAACGGAAGTCCCTCTTTCTTATGTAAAGACCCAGAACAGCTAG
- a CDS encoding IclR family transcriptional regulator, with amino-acid sequence MQTPDANATDDAAKPKAAATDRTFAILELVASASGPLAVKTIGATLGLPKPTAHRLVNGLIEKGLLARDLETRDVIIGVEAARLAVGILRASLSRAPVRSVLRAVSAELGETCNVGVLDGGDVVYLDRVEVEHWPLRLQFGVGSRVPMHCTAMGKLFLATLPDAMRSRLLAAGPFAAQTAHTLTDPDALAAELERIAARGYSLDDEEYVVGVFCVAVPILSSTGRTVAAIAVQAPKVRLSHDRVEQVLPILRRGAEALSAQFG; translated from the coding sequence ATGCAGACCCCCGACGCCAACGCCACCGACGACGCGGCCAAGCCGAAGGCCGCCGCCACCGACCGGACCTTCGCGATCCTGGAGCTGGTCGCGTCGGCCTCCGGTCCGCTGGCGGTCAAGACCATCGGAGCGACGCTCGGCCTGCCCAAGCCGACCGCCCACCGTCTCGTCAACGGCCTGATCGAGAAGGGACTTCTGGCGCGGGACCTGGAAACGCGCGACGTCATCATCGGCGTCGAGGCGGCGCGGCTGGCGGTCGGCATCCTGCGGGCCTCGCTGTCCCGCGCGCCGGTCCGCTCCGTGTTGCGCGCGGTCAGCGCCGAGCTGGGGGAAACCTGCAACGTCGGGGTCCTCGACGGCGGCGACGTCGTCTATCTCGACCGCGTGGAGGTCGAGCATTGGCCCCTGCGGCTCCAGTTCGGCGTCGGATCGCGCGTGCCGATGCACTGCACGGCCATGGGCAAGCTGTTCCTCGCCACGCTGCCGGACGCCATGCGGAGCCGCCTCCTCGCCGCCGGTCCCTTCGCCGCGCAGACCGCCCACACCCTCACCGATCCGGACGCGCTGGCCGCCGAGCTGGAGCGCATCGCCGCGCGCGGCTACTCGCTCGACGACGAGGAGTATGTGGTGGGCGTGTTCTGCGTGGCGGTGCCGATCCTGTCCTCCACGGGCCGGACGGTGGCGGCCATCGCCGTGCAGGCCCCGAAGGTCCGGCTGTCGCACGACCGCGTCGAGCAGGTCCTGCCCATCCTCCGCCGCGGCGCCGAGGCCCTGTCCGCGCAGTTCGGATAG
- a CDS encoding IclR family transcriptional regulator, whose product MTRKIALGSAPLREPREPTTDDVADTNSGDNNSGDRRPLADRVLALLDAVAGAGQPMAVKDIAEKLALPKPTAHRLIAMLEERGFLARPIDGRLVTVGPKLRTLALNALRSSLTQAPSHARLRALSLELGETCNIGVLEGGDVVYLDRVEVEGWPLRLEFGVGSRVPLHCTAMGKLFLAFLPELPRRRLLDCLPLPRMSAATLCDPALFRAELDSIAACGHSFDDEEYMPGVFCAAVPIRDGAGRMVAALAVQAPKVRLSRESVADRLPVLHRAASDMARALGIDAAPAEPALSP is encoded by the coding sequence ATGACGCGGAAGATCGCCTTGGGCTCCGCTCCGTTGCGGGAGCCCCGCGAACCGACCACCGACGACGTTGCCGACACCAACTCTGGTGATAACAACTCTGGTGACCGCCGGCCCCTCGCCGACCGTGTCCTGGCCTTGCTGGACGCGGTGGCCGGGGCGGGGCAGCCGATGGCCGTCAAGGACATCGCGGAGAAGCTGGCCCTGCCGAAGCCGACCGCGCACCGGCTGATCGCCATGCTGGAGGAGCGCGGCTTCCTCGCCCGCCCCATCGACGGCCGGCTGGTGACCGTCGGCCCCAAGCTGCGCACCCTGGCGCTCAACGCGCTGCGCAGCTCCCTGACCCAGGCCCCGTCGCACGCCCGGCTTCGGGCGCTCAGCCTGGAACTGGGGGAGACCTGCAACATCGGCGTGCTGGAGGGCGGCGACGTCGTCTATCTCGACCGCGTCGAGGTCGAAGGCTGGCCGTTGCGCCTGGAGTTCGGCGTCGGCTCTCGGGTCCCGCTGCACTGCACGGCGATGGGCAAGCTGTTCCTCGCCTTCCTGCCGGAGCTGCCGCGGCGGCGCCTGCTGGACTGCCTGCCGCTGCCCCGGATGTCGGCGGCGACGCTGTGCGACCCCGCGCTGTTCCGCGCCGAGTTGGACAGCATCGCCGCCTGCGGCCATTCCTTCGACGACGAGGAATACATGCCGGGCGTCTTCTGCGCGGCGGTGCCGATCCGCGACGGCGCCGGGCGGATGGTCGCCGCCCTGGCGGTGCAGGCGCCGAAGGTCCGGCTGTCGCGGGAATCGGTGGCCGACCGCCTGCCGGTCCTGCACCGCGCCGCGAGCGACATGGCCCGCGCGCTGGGCATCGACGCCGCCCCGGCCGAGCCGGCCCTCTCACCTTAA